A single genomic interval of Lacrimispora sphenoides JCM 1415 harbors:
- a CDS encoding RHS repeat domain-containing protein: MRENISAKLLSILSPNRLTFAFVPVYEQLCHLRLFEGTLGQHERTRAKENEWLIEEEERQGTYVYTYRYDDMGNRTFYSKTRNGTVIESAEYTYNASNQKISAKLYDGKKNTTMKYEYDTDGNLISETGKKGTDKVELTYDYTVENRLKAVFDADELLVAAAYDGDGNHLFQLNYNLHTDDDWKGNSGNGNGNNKDNTGSGNNGNSGISGVISEALSSVVDFFTGTVEETAAEPETEAKSNGNKNKDKGNDGNATNNGKGNGNGKDNSSGNNGNNGNSGNNGNGNNGNSGNGNGNTGTGSSNNGSDTANGSGNTTNTGGSQNQSGILMPKKPVSDVEQGLIDLIKTTGKHKNYELIEYVNDVNREYTEVLMEVNIDGEMDTAYTYGNERLTIERFTGWTGYYTNDPRGSVTGVTDSEGTLWKSYRYSPTGDITFGKPEYNNSYSYNAEDYNPNLEVQYLRARYYDVERGDFLTEDTYLGKLTDPLTLNRYNYAKSSPLNYTDPSGMLSIPTERRVTNQKEVANPSSATPVPGYESEVGFMQFLNGTKSRLEKAIQKAKESQAVKTCFLYSKGVQYGMSDFWEIVDGETVGRVLALFGNETQLYTDEEYWNNRSEAFLNAYKGIDSSLAYTNANVEDFRDGVYLGYHISLVALIPVLKQAIAGIMPSGSMTAQIKVQGLNGYQYNATVEIAGSAGGVSAGDIGAGLIIQQVTGSGSAKDIDKGGSKTEKPKGKENSKPSNKPYKNNKEANKQAQKHGYKDAHDLKKDYVGKDNMSKYDMKYDTKTGEIYLESKDGKIQIPTGLINQP; encoded by the coding sequence TTGAGGGAAAACATATCAGCAAAACTGTTATCAATTCTTTCTCCAAATCGGCTCACATTTGCTTTTGTCCCTGTATATGAGCAACTATGCCACCTCCGTCTTTTTGAGGGCACACTGGGGCAGCACGAGCGTACACGGGCTAAGGAGAATGAATGGCTGATAGAAGAGGAAGAACGCCAGGGAACTTATGTCTACACCTACCGCTATGACGACATGGGCAACCGGACCTTCTACTCAAAGACCCGAAACGGCACCGTTATAGAGAGCGCAGAATACACCTATAACGCCTCCAACCAGAAGATAAGTGCCAAACTTTATGACGGCAAGAAGAATACCACCATGAAGTATGAATATGATACCGATGGAAACCTGATTTCCGAGACAGGAAAGAAGGGAACCGATAAGGTAGAGCTGACCTATGATTACACGGTGGAAAACCGCTTAAAAGCCGTATTTGATGCGGATGAGCTTTTGGTGGCAGCAGCCTATGACGGAGACGGAAACCACCTGTTCCAGTTGAACTATAACCTTCATACGGATGATGACTGGAAAGGAAACTCTGGCAACGGAAACGGAAATAACAAGGACAACACCGGAAGTGGGAATAACGGAAACAGTGGAATAAGTGGAGTAATCAGTGAAGCGCTTTCTTCCGTTGTGGATTTCTTTACTGGAACAGTGGAAGAAACCGCAGCAGAGCCAGAGACAGAAGCGAAGTCCAACGGGAACAAGAACAAGGACAAAGGCAATGACGGGAACGCCACTAATAATGGGAAAGGGAATGGCAACGGAAAAGATAATTCCAGTGGGAATAACGGAAACAACGGAAACAGTGGGAATAATGGAAATGGAAATAACGGTAATAGCGGTAATGGTAACGGCAATACTGGAACCGGAAGTTCCAATAATGGATCTGATACCGCAAATGGAAGTGGAAACACCACCAATACCGGAGGAAGCCAGAACCAGAGCGGAATTCTGATGCCGAAAAAACCGGTTTCCGATGTGGAACAAGGACTAATTGATCTCATAAAAACCACAGGAAAGCATAAGAACTATGAGCTGATAGAATATGTCAATGATGTGAACCGGGAATACACGGAAGTGTTAATGGAAGTGAACATTGACGGAGAAATGGATACGGCTTATACTTATGGAAATGAACGTCTTACCATAGAGCGTTTCACCGGCTGGACCGGTTATTATACCAATGATCCCAGAGGAAGCGTCACCGGGGTAACCGACAGCGAGGGAACCTTGTGGAAGTCCTACCGCTACAGCCCGACCGGAGATATTACTTTTGGAAAGCCAGAGTACAATAATAGTTATAGCTATAATGCGGAGGATTATAATCCGAATCTGGAAGTTCAGTATCTAAGGGCGAGATATTATGACGTAGAACGTGGAGACTTCCTGACAGAGGACACCTACCTTGGAAAGCTGACAGACCCATTGACCTTAAACCGGTATAACTATGCGAAGAGTAGTCCACTAAATTATACGGATCCATCAGGAATGCTTTCTATACCGACAGAGAGAAGAGTCACGAATCAAAAGGAAGTAGCAAATCCGAGTAGTGCAACGCCAGTTCCAGGGTATGAGTCAGAGGTAGGATTCATGCAATTCCTAAATGGAACTAAGAGCCGTCTTGAGAAAGCAATACAAAAAGCAAAAGAAAGTCAGGCTGTTAAAACCTGTTTCCTTTATTCCAAAGGTGTCCAATATGGAATGTCAGATTTTTGGGAAATAGTAGATGGTGAAACGGTAGGGAGAGTATTGGCTTTATTTGGAAATGAGACTCAACTCTATACAGATGAGGAATATTGGAATAATCGTTCAGAAGCATTTTTAAATGCTTATAAAGGAATTGATTCTTCTTTAGCCTATACCAATGCTAATGTTGAGGATTTTAGAGATGGAGTGTATTTGGGATATCATATTTCACTCGTTGCATTGATTCCAGTATTAAAGCAAGCAATAGCAGGCATAATGCCCTCTGGATCAATGACTGCTCAGATTAAAGTACAAGGTTTAAACGGATACCAATATAATGCAACAGTAGAAATAGCTGGCAGTGCTGGCGGAGTTTCAGCAGGAGACATAGGTGCCGGGTTAATTATACAGCAGGTTACTGGTTCTGGAAGTGCGAAGGATATTGATAAGGGGGGATCTAAAACAGAAAAGCCAAAGGGCAAGGAAAATTCCAAACCAAGCAATAAACCATACAAGAATAATAAGGAGGCTAATAAACAAGCTCAAAAACATGGGTATAAAGATGCTCATGACTTAAAAAAAGATTATGTTGGAAAAGATAATATGTCAAAGTATGATATGAAATATGATACAAAAACTGGGGAAATATACTTAGAGAGTAAAGACGGAAAAATTCAGATTCCAACAGGATTAATAAATCAACCTTAA
- a CDS encoding RHS repeat domain-containing protein, with translation MEVNIDGEMDTAYTYGNERLAIERFTGWTGYYTNDPIGSVTGVTDSKGTLWKSYRYSPTGDINFGKPEYNNVYSYNAEDYNPNLEFQYLRSRYYDVERGDFLTEDTYLGQITDPLSLNRYNYVKGSAPNYVDPSGMYSVPKSAASYDSKKEDTYGNQKVGSEYAATGVKYATLKDINRMQEEAVDNLTRLMNLAKNSSMAKYCQIFNAGKQLGGSTFWKILDRETIGKIYVLFGDTSRYNYTDKQFWEDSDRIWKNIIEKIYGPGTQDASELKKLRKIYEAGIDVGYGLGLTMLLSFLSSKGKQSVSGGDYKSVLVMDQYGNTYSVMVPQAVIEGGISGELGAGAAILGMTGGKGDSDSYKKYDPKEIEKKYGLSKGEFHRDVKPEILSDLTGSNSPYKDLMKKMGNNPDIYLSSDGKIQIVSTQFKGKSFITDLNINDFLP, from the coding sequence ATGGAAGTGAACATTGACGGAGAAATGGATACGGCTTATACTTATGGAAATGAACGTCTTGCCATAGAGCGTTTCACAGGCTGGACAGGTTATTATACCAATGATCCCATAGGAAGTGTCACTGGGGTAACCGACAGCAAGGGAACCTTGTGGAAGTCCTACCGCTACAGCCCAACCGGAGATATAAACTTTGGAAAGCCGGAATATAACAATGTTTACAGCTACAATGCGGAGGATTACAACCCGAATCTGGAATTCCAGTATTTAAGAAGCCGTTACTATGATGTGGAACGTGGAGATTTCTTGACGGAAGATACATACCTTGGACAGATCACAGATCCACTGAGCCTGAATCGTTATAATTATGTAAAAGGCAGTGCGCCAAATTATGTAGATCCAAGCGGAATGTATTCAGTGCCGAAATCAGCAGCGTCCTATGATTCGAAAAAAGAAGATACTTATGGAAATCAAAAGGTAGGGAGTGAATACGCAGCAACGGGTGTAAAATATGCGACTTTAAAAGACATAAACCGTATGCAAGAGGAGGCGGTAGATAATCTTACCCGATTGATGAATCTTGCAAAGAATTCGAGTATGGCAAAATATTGTCAGATATTTAATGCAGGAAAGCAATTAGGGGGATCAACTTTCTGGAAGATCCTGGATAGAGAGACGATAGGGAAAATATATGTATTGTTCGGAGACACATCCCGTTATAATTATACGGATAAACAATTCTGGGAAGACAGCGATAGAATTTGGAAAAACATAATAGAAAAAATATATGGGCCGGGAACTCAAGATGCAAGTGAACTAAAAAAACTTCGTAAGATATATGAAGCAGGGATTGACGTGGGATATGGACTTGGGCTTACAATGCTCTTGTCATTTCTCAGTTCTAAAGGAAAACAATCTGTAAGTGGAGGAGATTACAAGAGTGTCTTAGTAATGGATCAATATGGAAATACCTATTCCGTGATGGTTCCGCAGGCAGTGATTGAGGGTGGTATTTCAGGAGAACTGGGAGCTGGAGCAGCAATACTGGGAATGACTGGAGGTAAGGGGGATTCTGATTCTTATAAAAAGTATGACCCTAAGGAAATAGAAAAAAAATATGGACTGAGCAAAGGAGAATTTCATAGGGATGTAAAACCAGAAATATTATCGGATTTAACTGGCTCCAATTCACCCTATAAAGATTTGATGAAAAAGATGGGGAATAATCCAGATATATATTTGTCCTCAGATGGAAAAATTCAAATCGTTTCAACACAGTTTAAAGGTAAGTCATTTATTACAGACTTAAACATAAATGATTTCTTGCCATAA
- a CDS encoding DUF4279 domain-containing protein, which translates to MIPKIKVIFYMVGDNADINAITEELDLQPTKTRKKSEWPRASILVGLAQDTWSLQTEKEESKAVSVQMDKLQGVLLPKVDIIKKLSRKYSLETSVTVVIEMETGDGPEMVLSKKNIQFLSSINAEVAFDLYID; encoded by the coding sequence TTGATACCAAAAATCAAAGTTATTTTTTATATGGTAGGTGATAATGCGGATATTAATGCTATAACTGAAGAACTTGATTTACAACCTACAAAGACACGAAAGAAAAGTGAATGGCCTCGCGCATCTATCTTAGTAGGATTAGCACAGGATACTTGGTCGTTACAAACAGAAAAGGAGGAAAGTAAAGCTGTTTCAGTTCAAATGGATAAATTGCAAGGCGTTCTTTTACCCAAGGTAGATATTATAAAGAAACTTAGTAGAAAATATTCATTAGAGACGAGTGTGACAGTAGTGATTGAAATGGAAACTGGAGATGGACCAGAAATGGTTTTATCAAAAAAAAATATACAATTTTTATCCTCAATTAATGCAGAAGTTGCTTTTGACCTGTATATTGATTAA
- a CDS encoding DUF4279 domain-containing protein: MDNLPRINVSFVISGKNIDFEQLNEAVDILPTETRGVDDWPKAIRNNLNLPEELRPRCEWSICQEMELCKQVEIPINKIVERLKGKEQKLFAFCKRNELKKSLSITIHGEAMNLPEVVLSSNIVSYFGKLEVEIGFDIYAY, from the coding sequence ATGGATAATCTACCTCGCATTAATGTAAGTTTTGTAATTAGTGGGAAAAATATTGATTTTGAACAACTGAATGAAGCAGTAGATATCTTGCCAACAGAAACTAGAGGGGTTGATGACTGGCCAAAAGCAATAAGGAATAATTTAAATCTCCCGGAAGAGCTACGTCCCCGATGTGAATGGAGTATATGCCAAGAAATGGAGCTATGTAAACAAGTAGAGATACCTATCAATAAAATTGTAGAACGATTAAAAGGAAAAGAACAAAAGCTTTTTGCGTTTTGCAAGAGAAATGAGTTGAAAAAAAGTTTAAGTATTACAATTCATGGAGAGGCAATGAATTTACCGGAAGTTGTTCTTTCCTCCAATATTGTATCTTATTTTGGGAAGTTGGAAGTAGAAATAGGTTTTGACATATATGCCTATTAG
- a CDS encoding 6-phosphofructokinase, translating into MIRIGMLTSGGDCQSLNATMRGVAKALYRMLGDIEIVGFEDGYKGLIYEEYRVMKPDNFSGILTTGGTILGTSRQPFKLMRTPDENGLNKVEAMKHTYRKLKLECLVVLGGNGSQKTANLLREEGLNVVSLPKTIDNDLWGTDITFGFQSAVNVATNAIDCIHTTAASHGRVFIVEVMGHKVGWLTLHAGIAGGADIILLPEIPYDLDIVIKALKSRAQNGKKFSILAVAEGAISKEDACLTKKELKEKKKNGVVYPSVAYEIGAQITERTGQEVRVTVPGHMQRGGDPCPYDRVLSTRLGAEAAKLINNKEYGYMVAVKNNDIVKIPLADVAGKLKTVDPEGSIVKEAKMIGISFGDE; encoded by the coding sequence ATGATAAGAATTGGAATGCTTACAAGCGGAGGCGACTGCCAGAGCTTAAACGCCACCATGCGAGGCGTAGCAAAGGCACTGTACCGGATGCTCGGCGATATTGAGATTGTTGGATTTGAGGATGGCTACAAAGGGCTGATTTATGAGGAGTACCGTGTAATGAAGCCGGATAACTTTTCCGGGATTCTTACAACGGGTGGGACAATCCTTGGTACTTCCAGACAGCCATTTAAACTTATGCGGACACCTGATGAGAACGGTCTTAATAAAGTAGAAGCTATGAAGCACACCTATAGAAAGCTGAAACTGGAATGCCTGGTGGTATTAGGCGGCAATGGAAGTCAGAAAACAGCCAATCTCCTTCGGGAAGAGGGGCTGAATGTAGTATCCCTTCCCAAAACCATTGATAATGATTTATGGGGAACCGATATTACCTTTGGTTTCCAGAGCGCTGTCAATGTGGCTACCAATGCCATTGATTGCATCCATACAACGGCAGCTTCCCATGGACGAGTCTTCATCGTGGAGGTCATGGGACACAAGGTCGGATGGCTTACCCTGCATGCAGGGATTGCAGGCGGGGCTGATATCATCCTACTGCCGGAGATCCCGTATGATCTGGATATCGTAATAAAGGCATTAAAGAGCAGGGCCCAAAACGGTAAGAAGTTTTCCATTCTTGCTGTGGCGGAAGGGGCAATTTCCAAGGAAGATGCCTGCCTGACGAAAAAGGAATTGAAAGAAAAAAAGAAGAATGGAGTGGTTTATCCCTCTGTAGCATATGAGATCGGGGCTCAGATCACGGAACGTACCGGACAGGAAGTGCGGGTTACCGTACCGGGTCATATGCAGAGAGGCGGCGACCCATGCCCCTACGACAGAGTGCTTTCCACCCGCCTTGGGGCTGAGGCAGCTAAGCTCATAAATAACAAAGAATACGGATATATGGTAGCGGTGAAAAACAATGATATTGTTAAGATTCCGTTAGCCGATGTAGCCGGAAAATTAAAAACCGTCGATCCGGAAGGCTCTATCGTTAAGGAGGCCAAGATGATAGGCATTAGCTTCGGCGACGAATAA
- a CDS encoding YbaB/EbfC family nucleoid-associated protein, with protein MAKRGGFPGAMPGNMNNLMKQAQKMQRQMEETTKALEEKEYTAAAGGGAVSVTVSGKKEVTGVKLSQEVVDPDDIEMLEDLIMAATNEAFRQMEEDNSSAMAKLTGGLGGLGGGFPF; from the coding sequence ATGGCAAAACGTGGCGGTTTTCCAGGCGCAATGCCTGGCAATATGAATAATTTAATGAAGCAGGCTCAGAAGATGCAGCGTCAGATGGAAGAGACAACAAAGGCGCTGGAGGAAAAGGAATATACAGCTGCAGCAGGCGGCGGAGCCGTGTCAGTCACTGTTTCAGGAAAAAAGGAAGTGACTGGGGTTAAATTATCCCAGGAAGTTGTAGATCCGGATGATATCGAGATGCTTGAGGACCTGATCATGGCTGCTACCAATGAAGCATTCCGCCAGATGGAAGAAGACAACAGCTCTGCCATGGCGAAGCTGACCGGCGGTCTTGGCGGTCTAGGCGGAGGCTTTCCGTTCTAA
- the dnaX gene encoding DNA polymerase III subunit gamma/tau, whose amino-acid sequence MSYTALYRKWRPPSFSDVKGQDHIVQTLKNQIVSGRIGHAYLFCGTRGTGKTSIAKIFAKAVNCEHPADGSPCGECQTCKNIAAGASLNVVEIDAASNNGVENIREIRDEVQYPPTEGKYRVYIIDEVHMLSTGAFNALLKTLEEPPSYIIFILATTEVQKIPVTVLSRCQRYDFKRITVEIIVEHLKELTAAEHIQVEDRALTYIAKAADGALRDALSLLDQCIAFHYGELLTYDNVLDVLGAVDITVFGTMFRAIVENRTKDCITSLEELVIQGRELGQFVIDFIWYLRNLLILKSVDNAENLLDMSTENQNLLKEDSKLTDNETLLRYIRVFSDLSNQLRYAFQKRVLIEVALIKLTRPQMEQNLDSILQRISNIEKQLESGIVVNTSPDTLNAGEGNGGSNAAVPELTPAERVALPKGQLEDLNLIRSEWGKIIRELGGPIRASFRDTVVEPAGESCLCVVFSDQSNYMIGSRDTTVAAIERYVEDHYQKSITFKTRLLGGGERLDTVYVSDEELKANILMDITIED is encoded by the coding sequence ATGTCATATACGGCATTGTATCGGAAATGGCGCCCCCCTTCCTTCTCGGATGTAAAGGGTCAGGACCATATCGTACAGACATTGAAAAACCAGATAGTATCCGGGCGTATCGGGCATGCGTATCTGTTTTGCGGAACAAGAGGAACCGGTAAGACCAGTATTGCAAAGATCTTTGCAAAAGCGGTTAACTGTGAACACCCTGCAGACGGAAGTCCCTGCGGGGAATGCCAGACCTGTAAGAACATTGCAGCCGGCGCATCCCTTAACGTGGTTGAAATTGATGCTGCGTCAAACAATGGCGTGGAGAATATCAGGGAGATAAGGGATGAAGTTCAGTATCCTCCTACGGAAGGCAAATATCGGGTTTATATCATCGATGAGGTTCATATGCTTTCTACAGGAGCATTTAATGCACTGTTAAAGACATTGGAAGAACCCCCATCTTATATTATATTTATTCTGGCGACTACGGAAGTCCAGAAGATTCCGGTGACGGTCCTGTCACGGTGCCAGCGGTATGATTTTAAGCGCATTACGGTGGAAATCATTGTAGAGCATTTAAAAGAGCTGACTGCAGCAGAACATATCCAGGTAGAAGACCGGGCCCTTACTTATATTGCCAAGGCAGCTGACGGGGCGTTGCGTGATGCCTTAAGTCTCCTGGACCAGTGTATTGCATTTCATTACGGAGAGCTACTTACCTATGACAATGTCCTTGATGTCCTGGGAGCCGTAGACATCACCGTGTTTGGAACAATGTTCCGTGCAATCGTGGAAAACCGGACAAAAGACTGTATAACCAGTCTTGAAGAGCTGGTGATCCAGGGTAGGGAGCTGGGCCAGTTTGTTATTGATTTTATCTGGTACTTAAGAAACCTTTTAATATTAAAATCCGTTGATAATGCAGAGAATCTGCTTGATATGTCAACAGAGAACCAAAACCTGTTAAAAGAGGACAGCAAGCTAACGGACAACGAAACACTCTTACGGTATATCCGGGTGTTTTCCGATCTTTCCAATCAGCTTCGCTATGCTTTCCAGAAAAGAGTCCTGATTGAGGTAGCCTTGATCAAGCTGACCCGCCCTCAGATGGAACAGAATCTGGATTCCATACTTCAACGGATCAGCAATATAGAAAAACAGCTGGAAAGCGGTATTGTAGTAAATACTTCTCCGGATACCTTAAACGCGGGGGAAGGAAACGGCGGCAGTAATGCCGCTGTCCCAGAATTAACCCCTGCAGAGCGGGTGGCTCTTCCCAAAGGCCAGTTGGAGGATTTAAATCTGATCCGAAGTGAATGGGGAAAGATCATTCGGGAACTGGGAGGACCTATCCGTGCCAGCTTCCGGGATACGGTTGTAGAACCAGCAGGAGAGAGTTGTCTTTGCGTTGTTTTTTCCGATCAAAGCAATTATATGATCGGAAGCAGGGATACAACAGTAGCAGCGATTGAGCGGTATGTGGAAGACCATTACCAAAAGTCCATAACCTTTAAGACCAGGCTTCTGGGCGGAGGGGAACGGCTAGATACCGTTTATGTCAGCGATGAAGAATTAAAAGCAAATATTTTAATGGATATAACAATAGAAGATTAA
- the recR gene encoding recombination mediator RecR, with protein sequence MNYYSSQITRLIEELSRLPGIGSKSAQRLAFHIINMPEEQVAGLASSITEAKRNVRYCKECFTLTDQEKCPICQSEKRNHKVIMVVEDTRDLAAYEKTGKFDGVYHVLHGAISPMLGIGPGDIKLKELMQRLQGDVEEVIIATNSSLEGETTAMYISKLIKPTGIRVTRIASGVPVGGDLEYIDEVTLLRALEGRVEL encoded by the coding sequence ATGAATTACTATAGCAGTCAGATAACCAGATTAATAGAAGAACTGTCCAGGCTTCCGGGTATTGGCAGTAAATCCGCGCAGCGCCTGGCATTTCATATCATCAATATGCCGGAGGAACAAGTGGCAGGTCTTGCTTCATCCATTACAGAAGCAAAACGGAATGTACGTTATTGCAAGGAATGCTTTACCCTGACGGATCAGGAAAAATGCCCCATCTGCCAGAGCGAAAAACGCAATCATAAGGTGATCATGGTAGTGGAAGACACCAGGGATTTGGCTGCTTATGAAAAAACAGGAAAATTCGATGGCGTTTATCATGTCCTGCATGGGGCTATCTCTCCTATGCTGGGAATTGGACCTGGTGACATAAAGTTGAAAGAGCTGATGCAGAGACTGCAGGGGGATGTGGAAGAGGTGATCATTGCCACCAATTCCAGTCTTGAGGGAGAGACGACAGCCATGTATATCAGCAAGCTGATCAAACCGACAGGAATCAGGGTTACCCGTATAGCCAGCGGGGTTCCCGTTGGAGGAGACTTAGAGTACATAGATGAGGTAACATTGTTACGGGCCCTGGAAGGCCGGGTCGAACTGTAG
- a CDS encoding IS110 family transposase, translating to MGIDLHKETHTAVMLDCWNRKLGEITFENKPSEFSKLTRKVSRFVTEEKTKTAVYGLENAYGYGRTLAVWLLEKGNVVKDDL from the coding sequence GTGGGAATCGACCTGCATAAGGAAACTCATACGGCAGTCATGCTTGATTGCTGGAATCGGAAATTAGGAGAAATAACCTTTGAAAATAAGCCCTCGGAATTTTCTAAGCTGACGAGAAAGGTCAGCCGTTTTGTGACGGAGGAGAAGACGAAGACCGCTGTTTATGGCCTGGAAAATGCCTACGGTTATGGACGGACGTTGGCAGTGTGGCTTCTTGAAAAAGGAAATGTGGTAAAGGACGACCTATAA
- a CDS encoding RHS repeat-associated core domain-containing protein: METNNNVYSYNAEDYNPNLEFQYLRARYYDVEHGDFLTEDTYLGKLIDPLSLNRYNYVKSSPLNYTKSKIVASKYIRDYYDRKRGIY, from the coding sequence ATGGAGACAAATAATAATGTTTACAGCTATAATGCAGAGGATTACAACCCGAATCTGGAGTTCCAGTACTTAAGGGCGAGATATTATGATGTAGAACATGGAGATTTCCTAACAGAGGATACCTATCTGGGCAAGCTGATAGACCCATTAAGCCTGAACCGGTACAACTATGTAAAGTCTAGCCCGCTTAACTACACAAAATCAAAGATAGTAGCATCCAAATACATACGGGATTATTACGATAGAAAGAGGGGAATATATTGA